One region of Acidovorax sp. T1 genomic DNA includes:
- a CDS encoding type II toxin-antitoxin system RatA family toxin: MKTVHKSVLIWYSPEEMFALVTGVEHYPQFLPWCDHAAVLERDDAGMTAEVGIAMAGLRQTFVTRNTHEEGRRVQMHLIKGPFSRLEGDWHFHAVADGSQRACKVELLLNYGFESAALAALVGPIFDRIAASMVDAFVKRAEQVYG, from the coding sequence ATGAAAACCGTCCACAAATCCGTCCTCATCTGGTACAGCCCCGAAGAAATGTTTGCCCTCGTGACGGGGGTGGAGCACTACCCCCAGTTCCTGCCCTGGTGCGACCATGCGGCCGTGCTGGAGCGCGATGATGCAGGCATGACCGCCGAGGTCGGCATCGCGATGGCGGGGCTGCGGCAGACCTTTGTGACCCGCAACACCCATGAAGAGGGCCGGCGCGTGCAGATGCACCTGATCAAGGGCCCGTTTTCCCGCCTGGAGGGCGACTGGCATTTTCATGCCGTGGCGGATGGCAGCCAGCGCGCGTGCAAGGTCGAGCTGTTGCTCAACTACGGGTTTGAAAGCGCTGCGCTGGCGGCCTTGGTGGGCCCCATCTTTGACCGCATCGCCGCCAGCATGGTCGATGCGTTTGTCAAGCGCGCGGAGCAGGTCTATGGGTGA
- a CDS encoding RnfH family protein: MGDEGGALQITVVVCTAPRSIGEWTLHLPAGATVAEALKACEVTSLLPQGETCAVVGIWGRQVALDCTLAPGDRVEVYRPLKVDPKVARRERFARQGARTTGLFARQRPGGKSGY, encoded by the coding sequence ATGGGTGACGAAGGCGGCGCGCTGCAAATCACGGTGGTTGTTTGCACAGCGCCGCGCAGCATTGGCGAGTGGACGCTGCACCTGCCTGCAGGCGCCACGGTGGCTGAAGCGCTGAAGGCCTGCGAGGTGACGTCGCTGCTGCCGCAAGGGGAGACTTGTGCCGTTGTCGGCATATGGGGGCGCCAGGTGGCACTGGATTGCACACTCGCACCGGGGGACCGGGTAGAGGTGTATCGCCCCCTCAAGGTGGACCCCAAGGTGGCCCGGCGCGAGCGCTTTGCACGCCAGGGCGCACGCACCACCGGTCTGTTTGCGCGCCAGCGCCCTGGCGGTAAATCGGGCTATTGA
- a CDS encoding sigma-70 family RNA polymerase sigma factor, with translation MDRTQVVEQLPGLRRYARVLTGDAWAADDLVQDTLERACSKWRLWRSGSDLRAWLFTLMHHLYLNQRRAMPSLQRLEMEDVQDSLQAHVPPSDDALDLERCLQRLPAEQRAVLLLVTLEDLSYEDTARILAIPVGTVMSRLSRARSRLRALMEHTPSAVPGQPPVLRRLQ, from the coding sequence ATGGACCGCACCCAGGTAGTCGAACAGCTTCCCGGCCTGCGTCGCTATGCCCGCGTGCTGACGGGTGACGCCTGGGCGGCCGACGACCTCGTGCAGGACACGCTTGAGCGGGCCTGCAGCAAATGGCGGCTTTGGCGCAGCGGCAGCGATCTGCGCGCCTGGTTGTTCACGCTGATGCACCACCTTTATCTCAACCAGCGCCGGGCGATGCCCTCGCTGCAACGGCTGGAAATGGAGGACGTGCAGGACAGCCTTCAAGCCCATGTGCCCCCATCGGACGATGCGCTGGACCTGGAGCGCTGCCTGCAGCGCCTGCCGGCCGAGCAACGCGCCGTGTTGCTGCTGGTCACGCTGGAAGACCTGAGCTACGAAGACACCGCCCGCATTCTGGCCATTCCCGTGGGCACCGTCATGTCGCGGCTGTCGCGCGCACGCAGCCGCCTGCGCGCACTGATGGAACACACACCCAGCGCGGTGCCGGGCCAGCCACCGGTGCTGCGCCGCCTCCAATGA
- the typA gene encoding translational GTPase TypA, which yields MSKQIRNIAIIAHVDHGKTTMVDQLLRQSGTFADHEKVVDTVMDNNAIEKERGITILAKNCAVSWEGTHINIVDTPGHADFGGEVERALSMVDGVVLLIDAQEGPMPQTRFVTKKALALGLKPIVVVNKVDKPGANPDKVVNAAFDLFDKLGATDEQLDFPVVYASGINGWSSLEEGAPGEQWGPDMSALFNTVLKHVPAQKGDPAAPLQLQISALDFSTFVGRIGVGRISQGTIKPMMDVLVMEGPDGKTIKGRVNQVLTFQGLDRVQATEAGPGEIVLINGIADIGIGVTITDPLKPAPLPMLKVDEPTLTMNFCVNTSPLAGREGKYVTSRQIWDRLQKELQHNVALRVKETDEEGIFEVMGRGELHLTILLENMRREGYELAVSKPRVVFKEINGEKCEPIELVTADIEEAHQGGVMQALGERKGELVNMEPDGRGRVRLEYRIPARGLIGFTNEFLNLTRGSGLIANIFDSYEPHKGDIGGRKNGVLISMDDGEIFTYALGKLDDRGRMFVKANDPVYEGMIVGIHSRDNDLVVNATRTKQLTNFRVSGKEDAIKITPPIDATLEYAVEFIEDDELVEITPKSIRIRKRHLKESDRKRAGR from the coding sequence ATGAGCAAACAAATCCGCAACATCGCCATCATTGCCCACGTGGACCATGGCAAGACCACCATGGTCGACCAACTGCTGCGCCAGTCCGGCACCTTCGCCGACCACGAAAAAGTGGTCGACACCGTGATGGACAACAACGCCATCGAAAAAGAGCGCGGCATCACCATCCTGGCCAAGAACTGCGCCGTGAGCTGGGAAGGCACGCACATCAACATCGTTGACACCCCCGGTCACGCGGACTTTGGCGGTGAAGTGGAACGCGCGCTGTCCATGGTGGACGGTGTGGTTCTGCTGATCGACGCGCAAGAGGGCCCCATGCCCCAGACGCGTTTTGTGACCAAGAAGGCGCTGGCCCTGGGGCTCAAGCCCATCGTGGTGGTCAACAAGGTGGACAAGCCCGGTGCCAACCCCGACAAGGTCGTGAACGCGGCTTTCGACCTGTTCGACAAGCTCGGTGCCACCGACGAGCAGCTCGACTTTCCCGTGGTCTACGCCTCGGGCATCAACGGCTGGTCGTCGCTCGAAGAGGGCGCACCAGGTGAGCAGTGGGGCCCCGACATGTCGGCTCTGTTCAACACCGTGCTCAAGCATGTGCCCGCGCAAAAGGGTGATCCCGCTGCTCCGTTGCAGTTGCAGATTTCCGCACTCGATTTCTCCACTTTTGTCGGCCGCATCGGCGTGGGCCGCATCAGCCAGGGCACGATCAAGCCCATGATGGATGTGCTGGTCATGGAAGGCCCCGATGGCAAGACCATCAAGGGCCGCGTCAACCAGGTGCTGACGTTCCAGGGCCTGGACCGCGTGCAGGCCACCGAAGCCGGTCCCGGCGAAATCGTGCTGATCAACGGCATTGCCGATATCGGCATCGGCGTGACCATCACCGACCCGCTCAAGCCTGCGCCGCTGCCCATGCTCAAGGTGGACGAGCCCACGCTGACCATGAACTTTTGCGTGAACACTAGCCCGCTGGCGGGCCGCGAAGGTAAATATGTGACCAGCCGCCAGATCTGGGACCGCCTGCAAAAGGAGCTGCAACACAACGTGGCCCTGCGCGTGAAGGAAACCGACGAGGAAGGCATCTTTGAAGTGATGGGCCGGGGCGAACTGCACCTGACCATCCTGCTGGAAAACATGCGCCGTGAAGGCTACGAGCTGGCAGTGTCCAAGCCGCGCGTGGTGTTCAAGGAGATCAATGGCGAGAAGTGCGAGCCTATCGAGCTGGTCACCGCCGACATCGAGGAAGCCCACCAGGGTGGCGTGATGCAGGCCCTGGGCGAGCGCAAGGGCGAGCTGGTGAATATGGAGCCGGACGGCCGGGGCCGTGTGCGCCTCGAATACCGCATTCCTGCCCGCGGCCTGATCGGCTTCACCAACGAGTTCCTGAACCTGACGCGCGGTTCCGGCCTGATTGCCAACATTTTCGACAGCTACGAACCCCACAAGGGTGACATCGGCGGCCGCAAGAACGGCGTGCTGATTTCGATGGACGACGGTGAAATCTTCACCTACGCCCTGGGCAAGCTGGACGACCGTGGCCGCATGTTCGTGAAGGCGAACGACCCGGTGTACGAAGGCATGATTGTGGGCATCCACAGCCGTGACAACGACCTGGTGGTGAATGCCACGCGCACCAAGCAGCTGACCAACTTCCGCGTTTCGGGCAAGGAAGACGCGATCAAGATCACCCCGCCCATCGATGCCACGCTGGAATACGCCGTGGAGTTCATCGAGGACGATGAGCTGGTCGAGATCACGCCCAAGTCCATCCGCATCCGCAAGCGCCACCTCAAGGAAAGCGATCGCAAGCGCGCTGGTCGCTGA
- the truB gene encoding tRNA pseudouridine(55) synthase TruB — MNAPRTRVQRRPVHGVLLLDKPLGLSSNDALQKAKWLLRAEKAGHTGTLDPLATGVLPLCFGAATKFSQLQLDAPKTYEAIALLGTTTTTGDAEGDVVQRCDVDRAQLTPERLADVQRQFTGPIRQVPPMHSALKKDGKALYEYARAGVTVEREARDVVIHALNLTLALTDKAQAAIKIIVTCSKGTYIRTLGEDIGAALGCGAHLTFLRRIDTGGLGVERCITLAQLEAMPEDDRLASLQAPESLLAQHMRVTLDGDNTARFLSGLRRRGDWPDANAVAVFSEAPAALLGVGHIKNGELVPDRLLSPLEIQQILEGTPHLQASGILEKL; from the coding sequence ATGAACGCGCCACGCACCAGGGTGCAGCGGCGCCCTGTGCATGGGGTGTTGCTGCTCGATAAACCGCTCGGCCTGTCGAGCAATGACGCCTTGCAGAAGGCGAAGTGGCTGCTGCGCGCCGAAAAGGCGGGCCATACCGGCACGCTCGATCCTCTGGCCACTGGCGTGCTGCCGCTGTGTTTTGGCGCCGCCACGAAGTTCAGCCAGCTGCAGCTCGATGCGCCCAAGACCTACGAGGCCATCGCCTTGCTGGGCACCACCACGACCACTGGCGATGCCGAGGGTGATGTCGTGCAGCGCTGCGATGTGGACCGCGCCCAGCTCACCCCTGAGCGCCTGGCGGACGTGCAGCGGCAGTTCACCGGCCCCATCCGCCAAGTGCCGCCCATGCACAGCGCGCTCAAGAAGGATGGCAAGGCGCTGTATGAATACGCCCGCGCAGGCGTCACGGTAGAGCGCGAGGCGCGCGATGTGGTCATTCATGCATTGAATCTGACGCTAGCGCTTACGGATAAAGCGCAGGCAGCTATCAAAATAATAGTAACCTGCAGCAAAGGCACCTACATCCGCACCCTGGGCGAAGACATCGGCGCGGCACTGGGCTGCGGCGCGCACCTGACTTTTTTGCGCCGTATCGACACCGGCGGCCTGGGCGTGGAGCGCTGCATCACGCTGGCGCAGCTGGAGGCCATGCCCGAGGACGATCGCCTGGCCAGCCTGCAAGCGCCCGAATCCTTGCTGGCACAACACATGCGTGTCACGCTGGACGGCGACAATACCGCTCGTTTCCTTTCGGGGTTGCGGCGCAGGGGCGACTGGCCCGACGCCAATGCCGTGGCGGTTTTCAGCGAGGCCCCTGCGGCCTTGCTGGGCGTCGGTCATATCAAAAACGGTGAACTGGTGCCCGACAGGCTCCTGAGTCCGCTGGAAATTCAACAAATTTTGGAAGGCACGCCGCACCTACAAGCCAGCGGCATATTGGAAAAACTATGA
- a CDS encoding COG4315 family predicted lipoprotein: protein MKKLLPIAALFALAACSSMAQSPAKPMDGVLVGAGDMTLYTFDRDTAGSGKSVCNGPCATNWPPLMATPAQAGGDYSVITRDDGTTQLAYKGKPLYYWSKDAKPGDKTGDGFNQVWHAARP from the coding sequence ATGAAAAAGCTCTTGCCCATCGCCGCACTCTTTGCGCTTGCCGCCTGCTCCTCCATGGCCCAGTCCCCTGCCAAACCCATGGATGGCGTGCTGGTCGGCGCCGGCGACATGACGCTCTACACCTTTGACCGCGACACCGCGGGCAGCGGAAAGTCCGTCTGCAACGGCCCCTGCGCCACCAACTGGCCACCCCTGATGGCCACACCGGCCCAAGCGGGCGGCGACTACAGCGTCATCACCCGCGATGACGGAACAACCCAGCTGGCCTACAAGGGAAAACCGCTGTACTACTGGTCCAAGGACGCCAAGCCCGGCGACAAAACCGGCGATGGTTTCAACCAGGTCTGGCACGCTGCGCGCCCCTGA
- a CDS encoding DUF4124 domain-containing protein, translating into MKIYKLVLLAFACAWSMGASAQWQWIDKDGRKVFSDRAPPLDIPDKSILKQPGGNPGARADQKPALATAAAAEAAAAASTPKVPAPGKDKELEEKKAQAEAAEAAKKKAEEEKLAKAKADNCARARQAKATFESGRLITHTNAQGERVFLDEATRNAESKRVDGIMASDCAR; encoded by the coding sequence ATGAAAATATACAAGCTTGTGCTGCTGGCCTTTGCCTGTGCTTGGTCAATGGGCGCGTCGGCCCAATGGCAATGGATCGACAAGGATGGCCGCAAGGTATTCAGCGACCGCGCGCCGCCTTTGGACATCCCGGACAAGAGCATCCTGAAACAGCCGGGAGGTAACCCGGGGGCGCGCGCCGATCAAAAACCGGCTCTGGCTACGGCGGCCGCCGCCGAAGCTGCCGCCGCCGCATCCACCCCCAAAGTCCCAGCCCCTGGCAAGGACAAGGAACTCGAAGAGAAAAAGGCACAGGCAGAGGCTGCAGAAGCGGCCAAGAAAAAGGCCGAAGAGGAAAAACTCGCCAAGGCCAAGGCAGACAACTGCGCCCGCGCTCGCCAGGCCAAGGCCACATTTGAGTCTGGACGCCTCATCACACATACCAATGCCCAGGGCGAACGCGTTTTCCTTGATGAAGCCACCCGCAACGCGGAATCGAAACGCGTTGACGGCATTATGGCGAGCGATTGCGCACGGTAA
- a CDS encoding anti-sigma factor family protein, translated as MDHSTPFSAGPSHDHAWHALADGRLPPADTKALQQQLAADAAAQATVAQWQAQRQQLRALHQDMLEAPLPDALLQTLANATARRAEQHRQWWRWGGMAASVLVAFALGWVGRGQWPAVAPTGLLAVNANAPGQRFAAQAAMAHAVYQPEQRHPVEVPAAQQEHLVQWLSKRLGRPLKVPLLTAQGYELVGGRLLPGDTGARAQFMYQNGAGERVTLYLGALAPAAATKASPPAGSAAPATNPPQSADTAFRFTQEGPVPGFYWTDQGFGYALSGQLSRPALQALATAVYQQLGA; from the coding sequence ATGGACCACTCCACCCCCTTTTCTGCCGGCCCCTCCCATGACCATGCGTGGCATGCACTGGCGGATGGCCGGCTGCCCCCCGCCGACACCAAGGCCCTGCAGCAGCAACTGGCCGCCGACGCTGCGGCGCAAGCCACTGTTGCGCAGTGGCAGGCGCAGCGCCAACAATTGCGCGCCCTGCACCAGGACATGCTGGAGGCCCCCCTGCCGGATGCGCTGCTGCAGACCCTTGCAAACGCCACGGCGCGCAGGGCAGAACAGCATCGCCAGTGGTGGCGCTGGGGCGGCATGGCGGCCTCGGTGCTGGTGGCGTTTGCACTGGGATGGGTGGGCCGGGGCCAGTGGCCCGCGGTGGCACCCACCGGTCTCCTGGCCGTCAACGCCAACGCACCGGGCCAGCGATTTGCAGCGCAAGCCGCCATGGCCCACGCGGTGTACCAACCCGAGCAGCGCCACCCCGTGGAGGTGCCCGCCGCCCAGCAGGAGCATCTGGTGCAATGGCTGTCCAAGCGATTGGGGCGGCCCCTGAAAGTGCCATTGCTGACCGCGCAGGGCTATGAGCTGGTGGGCGGGCGGCTGCTGCCCGGCGACACCGGCGCACGCGCGCAATTCATGTACCAGAACGGCGCGGGCGAGCGCGTCACGCTCTACCTGGGCGCCCTGGCGCCCGCCGCCGCCACGAAGGCATCGCCCCCTGCAGGATCGGCTGCACCGGCCACCAACCCGCCGCAATCTGCAGACACCGCCTTCCGTTTCACCCAGGAAGGCCCGGTGCCGGGCTTTTACTGGACGGACCAGGGCTTTGGCTATGCGCTGAGTGGGCAGCTCTCGCGCCCGGCCCTGCAGGCGCTGGCCACGGCGGTGTACCAGCAGCTCGGCGCTTGA
- a CDS encoding DMT family transporter encodes MKLTHSRAVALMLVVTLLWSIAGVVTRHLEHARSFEVTFWRSFFTVVSLLVILPALQGRSVFSAMRRGGAALWLSGLCWSVMFTTFMVAMMLMPVANVLVTMAAGPLLTALFARLFIGHRIALRTWVAIGIAGVGMAWMYGAQMAGLPLAGTLVALCIPVAAAANWTVVQSSQQHGHAVDLVPAVLVGAVLSALATLPLALPFQATGHDILLLALLGLFQLAIPCVLAVRCGRVLKAPEMALLGLLEVIFGILLAWAGAGERPGAAVLTGGLLVIGALVINEFLGWKEQK; translated from the coding sequence ATGAAACTCACGCATTCCCGTGCGGTCGCGCTGATGCTGGTTGTGACGCTGCTGTGGTCCATTGCCGGTGTGGTGACGCGGCATCTGGAGCATGCGCGCAGCTTTGAAGTGACCTTCTGGCGCAGCTTTTTTACCGTGGTGTCGCTGCTGGTGATTTTGCCTGCGCTGCAGGGCCGCAGCGTGTTTTCGGCCATGCGCCGCGGCGGCGCTGCACTGTGGCTGTCGGGTCTGTGCTGGAGCGTGATGTTCACCACCTTCATGGTGGCCATGATGCTCATGCCCGTGGCGAATGTGCTGGTGACCATGGCGGCAGGCCCGCTGCTCACGGCCCTGTTTGCACGCCTGTTTATCGGGCACCGGATTGCGTTGCGCACCTGGGTGGCCATCGGAATTGCCGGCGTGGGCATGGCGTGGATGTATGGGGCGCAGATGGCCGGGTTGCCGCTGGCGGGCACACTGGTGGCCCTGTGCATTCCGGTGGCGGCAGCGGCGAACTGGACGGTGGTGCAATCGTCCCAGCAGCATGGCCACGCGGTGGACCTGGTGCCGGCGGTGCTGGTGGGCGCCGTGTTGTCGGCGCTGGCTACGTTGCCCCTGGCACTGCCGTTTCAGGCAACGGGCCACGATATCCTTCTGTTGGCGCTGCTCGGGCTGTTTCAGCTGGCGATTCCGTGCGTTCTGGCGGTGCGCTGTGGGCGTGTGCTCAAGGCCCCCGAAATGGCCTTGCTGGGCTTGCTGGAGGTGATCTTCGGTATCTTGCTGGCCTGGGCCGGTGCAGGTGAGCGCCCTGGGGCTGCCGTGCTGACCGGCGGCCTGCTGGTGATTGGCGCCTTGGTAATCAATGAATTTTTAGGCTGGAAGGAACAAAAATGA
- the smpB gene encoding SsrA-binding protein SmpB has product MAKKPDPTSRIADNKKAAFNYFFEERHEAGMVLYGWEVKALREGKVQLTDGYVLIRDGELYLLGCLINPLKTASTHVNPEAARTKKLLLKKDDIKRLIVKVEQKGYTLVPLNLHWKNGYVKCEIALAKGKAEHDKRDTIKDREGKREVERAMKSRNR; this is encoded by the coding sequence ATGGCCAAAAAACCCGATCCCACGTCCCGCATTGCCGACAACAAGAAGGCGGCCTTCAACTACTTCTTCGAAGAGCGCCACGAGGCCGGCATGGTGCTGTATGGCTGGGAAGTCAAGGCGCTGCGCGAGGGCAAGGTGCAGCTGACCGATGGCTACGTGCTCATCCGTGACGGCGAGCTGTACCTGCTGGGCTGCCTGATCAACCCCCTCAAAACCGCCTCCACCCACGTCAACCCCGAGGCAGCGCGCACCAAGAAGCTGCTGCTCAAAAAAGACGACATCAAGCGCCTGATCGTCAAGGTCGAGCAAAAAGGCTACACCCTGGTGCCGCTGAACCTGCACTGGAAGAACGGATATGTGAAATGCGAGATTGCGCTGGCCAAGGGCAAGGCCGAACATGACAAGCGCGACACCATCAAGGACCGTGAAGGCAAGCGCGAGGTCGAACGCGCCATGAAAAGCCGCAACCGCTGA
- a CDS encoding enoyl-CoA hydratase/isomerase family protein, with translation MKVQVTVEGASEVLSEVRGQVGFITLNRPRALNALSLGMVRDLMGILLAWQNDARVLAVAIRGSNKEGPFGAFCAGGDIRFLHQAGSQGNPLLEDFFTEEYALNHLIHNYGKPYIAFMDGIVMGGGMGISQGAALRVVTERTRMAMPETAIGLFPDVGGGYFLSRCPGRVGEWLALTGDTIGAGDAVEFGLADGCLPVDQQAPVWEALGSGHFADGAAIKNYVASKFIAVGAMLSSARGTIDHYFALPAVREIVDQLEATDSDWARTTAATLRKRSPLMLHVVLEQVRRARSMGLADDLRMERDMVRHCFFLRAGQSETVEGIRALAVDKDHAPKWSPARIEDVTPEMVAPFFVSPWPAYAHPLAALR, from the coding sequence ATGAAAGTGCAAGTGACAGTGGAAGGGGCCAGTGAAGTGCTCAGTGAGGTGCGAGGCCAGGTGGGCTTCATTACCTTGAACCGCCCCCGGGCGCTCAATGCGTTGTCGCTGGGTATGGTGCGGGACCTGATGGGCATCCTGCTGGCCTGGCAAAACGACGCGCGGGTGCTGGCCGTGGCCATCCGCGGCAGCAACAAGGAAGGCCCGTTTGGGGCCTTTTGCGCGGGCGGAGACATCCGCTTTCTGCACCAGGCGGGTAGCCAGGGCAACCCGCTGCTGGAGGATTTTTTCACTGAGGAATATGCGCTCAACCACCTGATCCACAACTACGGCAAGCCCTACATAGCCTTCATGGATGGCATCGTCATGGGCGGCGGCATGGGCATCAGCCAGGGCGCGGCCCTGCGCGTGGTGACCGAGCGCACCAGGATGGCCATGCCCGAGACGGCGATCGGCTTGTTCCCTGATGTGGGCGGGGGCTATTTTCTGAGCCGCTGCCCGGGCCGTGTGGGTGAGTGGCTGGCGTTGACGGGCGACACCATCGGTGCCGGCGATGCGGTGGAGTTTGGCCTGGCCGATGGTTGCCTGCCCGTGGACCAGCAGGCGCCGGTGTGGGAGGCCCTGGGATCGGGACACTTTGCCGATGGTGCGGCCATCAAGAACTATGTTGCTTCTAAATTTATAGCTGTTGGCGCAATGCTATCAAGCGCTAGAGGCACTATTGACCACTATTTCGCGTTGCCTGCCGTGCGCGAGATCGTGGACCAGCTGGAGGCCACGGATTCCGACTGGGCCCGCACGACGGCGGCCACGCTGCGCAAGCGATCGCCGCTGATGCTGCATGTGGTGCTGGAGCAGGTGCGCCGTGCTCGCAGCATGGGCCTGGCCGACGATTTGCGCATGGAGCGCGACATGGTGCGCCACTGCTTTTTCCTGCGCGCCGGCCAGAGCGAAACGGTGGAGGGCATCCGCGCACTGGCGGTGGACAAGGACCACGCGCCAAAGTGGAGCCCCGCGCGCATCGAAGACGTGACACCGGAGATGGTGGCCCCGTTCTTCGTCAGCCCCTGGCCGGCCTACGCGCATCCGTTGGCTGCGTTGCGCTGA
- the guaB gene encoding IMP dehydrogenase gives MRLLGKALTFDDVLLVPAYSQVLPKDTSLATKLSRNIQLNLPLVSAAMDTVTEARLAIAIAQEGGIGIVHKNLTPQEQAAHVAKVKRYESGVVRDPVVITPEHTVLQVLELSEQLGISGFPVCDGGKVVGIVTSRDLRFETRYDVKVHQIMTPREKLITVKEGATASEAKALLNKYKLERLLVINDDFVLKGLITVKDITKQTSFPNAARDASGRLRVGAAVGVGEGTEERVEALVKAGVDAIVVDTAHGHSRGVIERVRWVKQNYPQVDVIGGNIATGAAALALVEAGADAVKVGIGPGSICTTRIVAGVGVPQIMAIDNVATALRGTGVPLIADGGVRFSGDIAKALAAGASTIMMGGMFAGTEEAPGEVILFQGRSYKSYRGMGSIGAMQQGSADRYFQESTTGNPNADKLVPEGIEGRVPYKGSMVSIVFQMAGGVRAAMGYCGCATIEDMNNKAEFVEITTAGIRESHVHDVQITKEAPNYRAD, from the coding sequence ATGCGCCTTCTTGGAAAAGCGCTCACCTTCGACGATGTGTTGCTGGTGCCAGCGTACTCCCAGGTCCTGCCCAAGGACACGTCCCTCGCGACGAAACTCTCCCGCAACATCCAGCTGAACCTGCCGCTGGTGTCCGCCGCCATGGACACCGTGACAGAGGCGCGGCTGGCCATCGCCATCGCCCAGGAGGGCGGCATCGGCATCGTGCACAAGAACCTCACGCCCCAGGAGCAGGCCGCTCACGTGGCCAAGGTCAAGCGCTACGAGTCGGGCGTGGTGCGCGATCCTGTTGTCATCACCCCCGAGCACACCGTGCTGCAGGTGCTGGAACTGTCGGAGCAACTGGGTATCTCGGGCTTTCCGGTGTGCGATGGTGGCAAGGTGGTGGGTATCGTCACCAGCCGCGATCTGCGCTTTGAAACCCGCTACGACGTCAAGGTGCACCAGATCATGACGCCCCGTGAAAAGCTCATCACGGTCAAGGAGGGGGCCACGGCCAGTGAGGCCAAGGCGCTGCTCAACAAATACAAGCTCGAGCGGCTGCTGGTCATCAACGACGACTTTGTGCTCAAGGGCCTGATCACGGTCAAGGACATCACCAAGCAGACCAGCTTTCCCAATGCCGCGCGCGATGCCTCGGGCCGCCTGCGCGTGGGGGCTGCAGTGGGTGTGGGCGAGGGCACCGAAGAACGCGTCGAAGCCCTGGTGAAAGCCGGTGTGGACGCCATCGTGGTGGATACGGCGCACGGCCACAGCAGGGGCGTGATCGAGCGCGTGCGCTGGGTCAAGCAAAACTACCCGCAGGTGGATGTGATTGGCGGCAACATCGCCACCGGTGCGGCTGCGCTGGCGCTGGTCGAAGCCGGTGCCGATGCCGTGAAAGTGGGCATTGGTCCGGGCTCGATCTGCACCACGCGCATCGTTGCCGGTGTGGGCGTGCCCCAGATCATGGCCATCGACAACGTGGCCACGGCGCTTCGCGGCACCGGTGTGCCGCTGATTGCTGACGGCGGCGTGCGTTTTAGCGGGGACATCGCCAAGGCCCTGGCTGCCGGGGCCAGCACCATCATGATGGGCGGCATGTTTGCCGGCACCGAAGAGGCGCCTGGCGAAGTAATCTTGTTCCAGGGCCGCAGCTACAAGAGCTATCGCGGTATGGGCTCCATCGGCGCCATGCAGCAAGGCAGTGCCGACCGTTATTTTCAGGAATCGACCACGGGCAACCCTAATGCCGACAAGCTGGTACCCGAAGGCATCGAAGGCCGCGTTCCCTACAAGGGTTCGATGGTTTCCATCGTGTTCCAGATGGCGGGCGGTGTGCGTGCCGCCATGGGCTATTGCGGCTGCGCCACGATCGAGGACATGAACAACAAGGCCGAGTTCGTCGAGATCACCACCGCAGGCATCCGTGAAAGCCACGTGCACGACGTGCAGATCACCAAGGAAGCGCCGAACTACCGCGCTGACTGA
- the rbfA gene encoding 30S ribosome-binding factor RbfA: MAAKKSSTPNRAFKVADQIQRDLTELIARELKDPRVGMVTLQGVEVTPDYAHAKVFFSLLVGDPVETQAALNQAAGFLRNGLFKRLHIHTVPTLHFVFDRTSERAADMNALIAKAVSSRAQED; encoded by the coding sequence ATCTTCCACCCCCAACCGCGCCTTCAAGGTGGCCGATCAGATCCAGCGTGATCTGACGGAACTGATCGCGCGCGAGTTGAAAGACCCGCGCGTGGGCATGGTGACGCTGCAGGGTGTGGAGGTGACTCCCGACTATGCGCACGCCAAGGTGTTCTTCAGCCTGCTGGTGGGCGACCCGGTGGAAACGCAGGCGGCACTCAACCAGGCTGCAGGTTTTCTGCGCAATGGCCTGTTCAAGCGTCTGCACATCCATACGGTGCCCACGCTGCATTTCGTGTTTGACCGCACCTCCGAGCGTGCGGCCGACATGAATGCCTTGATTGCCAAGGCTGTTTCCTCGCGCGCACAGGAAGATTAG